One window of the Oncorhynchus mykiss isolate Arlee chromosome 5, USDA_OmykA_1.1, whole genome shotgun sequence genome contains the following:
- the LOC110523178 gene encoding CD209 antigen-like protein C produces MENDENTYANSSSFRASPREGAIYFQRWKRPSRAAAVCLGLLCVLLLAGIISLSVYQRNQSTSYNNLTKERDQLQKEKDQLQKERDQLQKEKENLNKKIKGRRCPEGWREFEFSCYYITNEKKTWTQSSEECQEFGADLVIINSKEEQVFINGLYQTKNNVWIGLTDSVTEGTWKWVDGTPLTTANWERGQPNSNNGTDQDCGEIWNRSGLWNDEKCSIKNKGICEK; encoded by the coding sequence ATGGAGAATGATGAAAATACATATGCCAATTCAAGTTCCTTCAGGGCCAGCCCAAGAGAAGGAGCAATATATTTCCAGAGGTGGAAGAGACCCTCCAGAGCtgctgcagtgtgtctggggttgctgtgtgttctcctactggctgggatcatTAGCCTGTCTGTCTACCAGAGAAACCAAtcgaccagttacaacaacctgactaaagagagagaccagctacagaaggagaaagaccagctacagaaggagagagaccagctacagaaggAGAAAGAAAACCTGAACAAGAAGATCAAAGGGAGACGCTGTCCAGAAGGCTGGAGGGAGTTTGAATTTAGCTGTTACTACATCACCAATGAGAAAAAAACCTGGACTCAGAGCAGtgaagaatgccaagagtttggaGCAGATCTGGTGATCATAAACAGCAAAGAGGAACAGGTATTTATCAATGGATTATACCAAACAAAAAATAATGTCTGGATTGGTCTTACTGACTCAGTTACTGAAGGGACCTGGAAATGGGTGGATGGTACACCACTGACCACAGCGAATTGGGAGAGAGGGCAGCCCAACAGCAACAATGGAACAGACCAGGACTGTGGGGAGATCTGGAATCGTTCAGGGTTGTGGAATGATGAGAAGTGTTCCATTAAAAATAAAGGGATATGTGAGAAATAG